The DNA region GTAAATGGCCAGGGCCGCGATCAAACCCAACACGAGAACGGTCTCCATGGCGAGTTGCGCCGTCGGCGGGATCGGTCGCTGGCCGATCCACAGCCGCGTCCACGCGACGGCGAAGTTCGCACACGCGCGACCCACGGCCTGCACGAGTGCCGCGGGTTCGATCGGCAGGTGGTGTGCCGACGGCGCGGCAATCGCGAGCGGAACCGTCCAGGCGCCGAGCACGAGAAACGTCACCAGCCAAACCGCCAAGGGCCAAGACCGCCTGGCCCGATCCCCAGGCGCGTGCGCCGTTCGCCGTTCGAGCAGCAGCGCCTGAACCGGCAAGACGAGCGTGACGAGCCATAACGTGCCCATGGTGGTCACTGCGCCGACCATGCAAACGCCCAGGGCCAGCGCCCATCGCCGCGGCCGCGGCCCCGCGCAGCGCGTCTGGCAAACCATGGCGCCCACGATCCAGGCGAGCCCTAACGAAAGATGCGAGGCGGAAATCCACAACAACGGATTGTCGATGCTGCCGATCGCGGCCAGCAGCCACACGCAGGCACCCGCCGCGGCCGCCCGGGGATCGCTCAGATAACGGCGCAGCAACACAAACAAACCCAGCCCGATCGCCAGGTGCGCGGCCGACATGGCCACGTGCCACGCGGGATCAAAGTCGCGAAACCAGGTCCAACTGGCGTAGTACCACAACCGCCACAGCGGAATGAAGTGCTCGTTGTGCGGCGCCCAGACAAAATCGCCCAGGCTACGGTCTCCCCGGGCGACCTGCTGCAACAGGGCTCGGTGTTCGAAGTCGTCGTAATACGGGCCGGCGGCGAAATAGAAGCTGTGAACGATGCACATCCCGGCAACGGCCAGGGCGACGGCGAACCGCGCCACGCGCGCGGGCGAGCGCATCGCAGGCGCGGCTTGGGGCAACGGCGACCGATCGGTGGAGCGCACCGGGCGGCGCACCGGGTCGCTCGCGCCCGGCGCGCTTAACTTGTCCATCGCGGCGGCCGCTTTTCGAGAAACGCGCGCATGCCTTCCTGGGCATCGGTTGTTTGGGCATTGCACACCATCGTGCAGCCCGCGGTCGCATAGGCCTGCGGCCGATCGAGCGCCAGTTGCTCGTAGAAGGCGCGCTTGCCGATGCGGAGAGTCTCGCCGCTGGCCGCCGCGATTTGCTGGGCCAACGCCCGGGTCGCAGCGGTCAATTCGCCGGCCGCCACCACGCGATTGACGAGGCCACAGTCGTGCGCTTCGGCCGCCGACAACGGGGTGCCCGTCACGAGCATCTCCAGGGCTTTCTTAGCCGGCACCGCGCGGCTCAGCGCCACTGCCGGGGTCGAGCAGAAGAGTCCGATCTTCACGCCCGGCGTGGCAAAGCTGGCCGTATCGGCCGCCACGATCAGGTCGCAAGTCGCGGCCAACTGGCAGCCGGCGGCCGTGGCGAGCCCTTGCACTTCGGCCACGACGATCTGCGGCCCCAGACGCACCGCTTCCATGACCTCGGTGCAGAGCGCGAAAATCGCTTCCAATTCTGCGGGCGAGGCCGCGCTCAGCTCGGCCAGATCGTGTCCGGCAGAAAACACCGGCCCGGCCGCAGCCAGGACGACGACCTTGATCTCGCGGCGCGGCGCCAACTCGGCCAGCTCGTCGCGCAGCGATTGGAGCATGCGTCGCGAGAGCGCGTTGCGCCGCTGCGGACAGTTGAGCAGCAGCCGGACGACGGCGCCGTCCGTCTCGCGGCTCACCAGCGGTTCGTTTGCCGTGCTCAAGGTCTGGCTCAACGGGTCCTCCCCTGGCCTTGCGGCCGCAGCCCAGATTTGCCCGTGAGGCATTTTACAGCTTGGCCGCCTGCTCGCGCAGCACGTATTTCAGCACCTTGCCCGTGGACGTTTTCGGCAAGGTGCCGAACACGACCGTTTTCGGACATTTGAAATGCGCTAGGTGTTGGCGACAGAAGCCGATCAGATCTTCGGCCGTGGCCTGGGCCTCGGCCTTGAGCGTGACAAACGCGCATGGCGTCTCGCCCCAGGTCGCGTCGGGCCGGGCCACGATGGCCGCCTCGAGCACGGCCGGGTGCTGATAGAGCACCCCTTCGACTTCGATCGTCGAGATGTTCTCGCCGCCGGAAATGATGATGTCTTTCGAACGGTCGCGCAGCTCGATGTAGCCGTTGGCGTGCATTACGCCCAGGTCGCCCGTATGGAACCAGCCGCCGCGAAACGCTTCGGTCGTGGCGGTGGGATTCTTCAGGTAGCCTTTCATCGTGATGTTGCCGCGCATCAACACCTCGCCCATGGTCCGTCCGTCGGCCGGCACCGGCGCGAGCGTCTCGGGATCGGCCACGGTCAGCCCCTCTTCAACCGGGTAGCGCACGCCCTGTCGAGCCTTGAGCGCGGCCTGCTCGTCCAGCGGCAACCGATCCCACGCGTCGTGCCACTCGCAAACGACGGCCGGCCCATAGACCTCGGTGAGCCCGTAGACGTGCGTGACGTGAAAGCCCATGCGTTCCATGCCGGCGATCACGGCCGGCGGCGGGGCCGACGCGGCCGTCATCACCTCGACGGTGCGGTCCGTCGCGCGGTGCAACCCGGGATCGGCGTTGATCAGCATGTTGAGCACGATGGGCGCGCCGCACAGATGCGTCACCCCGTGATCGGCAATCGCCGCGAACACGCTCTCGGCCGTGGGCCGGCGCAGGCAGACGTGCGTGCCGGCCACCAACGAGATCACCCAGGGAAAGCACCAACCGTTGCAATGAAACATCGGCAGCGTCCAGAGATACACCGGATGCTGCGGCAGATGCCACACCAGGGCATTGCCCACGGCGTTTAGATAGGCCCCGCGGTGGTGATAGACCACGCCCTTGGGATTGCCGGTGGTACCCGAGGTGTAGTTCAGCGCAATGGCGTTCCATTCATCCGTCGGACCTCGCCAGGGATAGTGCGGATCGCCCTGCGCCAGAAACTCTTCGTACTCTACGTCGCCCAAAAGTTGCTGACCCTGCAAGAACTCGTCGTCGCGAATGTCGATCACCCGCGGGCGCCGTTCGACGAGCTGCAAGGCGGCTTCGATCGTCTCGAAGAACTCTGGATCGACCAACAGCAGCTTCGTCTCGGCATGGTCGAGCATAAAAGCGATCGCCGCCGCGTCGAGCCGCACATTGAGCGTGTTGAGCACCGCGCCAGTAGCCGGCACGCCGTAGTGCGCTTCGAGCATCGCCGGCACATTCGAGGCCATGATCGACACGGTGTCGCCCGGGCCGATGCCGGCTAACGCCAGCGCCGAGGCCAATCGTCGCGACCGGGCAAAGAACTCGGCATAGCTGGCCTGCCGCTGCCCGTGCACGTAGGCCAGATGCTCGGGAAACACGGCCGCGGCGCGCTCCAGCAGCCCCAGCGGCGAAAGCGGCACATAGTTCGCCGGGTTGCGATCGAGGTGTTGTTCGTAGGGATTCATTCCGGCCCTCACCGCGCAAGAAAGAAGCCATCGACTTTCGACCAAGTGCCGCCAAGAGTCGCACCTGAGCGGGCGGCAATCAAGAGACGCGAGCCGCAGGCGACCCGCTTTCGCTGCCGGCGGAACCCCCGGCGACTTAGCCGGAGGCGGCGGTCATCCAGCCGGAGAATTCGCCGCAGCGCGCCTCGCGCACCTGGCGATAGGCGTGGGAAAGCTTCGTGGGGCACGCATAGCGCAGCGGCCCGATCACCGTGGTCGGCGTCTCCAGCTCGGGCAGCACGGCCAGCAAGCGCTCGCTGGCCGTGGCATCGGCCACGAACAGCCGCCCGGCGTTTTCGGCGGCCTGGACGATCAATTCTCGCTGCCGCGCCAGGGTGTCGACCCGCACCAATTCGCCGCCGCGCACGCTCGACACGTAGGGGACCCCGCTTTCCAACGCCAGGTAGGCCAGCACCCACAGCCCATCGGTGTGGATCACGTCGGGATCCTCGGCCACGATCAAGTCGTCCAGCCGCCGGCGTGCCAGGTGCAGATACTCGGCCAGCAGGTCGTCCGACCAGGCGGCCGGCCACGCGTCGAGCGGGGGGAATGCCGCCCCGGTCAACGCAGTCAACTCGCGCTCGGCATCCCACAGCCGCACGTCGTGTCCCCGCGATCGCAAACGCTCCGCGAGCGCGCCCGTGTCCCAGGCGTCGTCGGCCCGGGCAGGCGATTCGTGACAGGCTAACAGGATTCGCATGAATGACTCGCGCGCTGGCGGCGGCCCATACGTATCAATATCGGCCGTAACGACCTGGACTCTGCGTGGGGAGGTGAAACTTCGCGGTCGCGAAGCAACGGCTGGGAAGCAACGCAAGCAGTCGCGGGGAGGACCGGAAAACCGCCGGGAACGGCTCCGGCCCAAGGGGTGGGTGCGAATTCTTACTTTCTGCATGATGACAGCGTCAAGCCGAGCCTCCAACGGCCGCGCCGACGCAAGCAGCCTGCTCCCTGGCACGTCCGGCGAGAAGAAGCTGGAGAAGCTTTGACGGATGTGCCGAAGATGACGCTGGCGCTCCGGCCGCGGGTCGCCCGGGCGCGCCCCCCAGGACGTGCTAGCCTTGAAAAGCGCCGGAAAATCTCGCTAAACCGCCGGACACGACTGTTTGTGGACGAGCCGTGAGAAAGCCGGTAAGGTGAGCAGACCGAGCAACTGGGGCACACACTTCCTTCGCCGTTCGCTGCTATCGCTCGATCAGGCCGCCTTGCTGGCAACGGTCGCGGCGCGCTCGGGCCATAAATCTTTCAGTCTCTCGGTCACCGGAACGACGTCTCCGCGACGCACGATCAACGCATGAGTACCGAGCAACCCATTGACGAACGGCTGCTGGAAGAAACCAAGCAGCAGATTCGCGGACTGGTCAATGAGATTGCGCAGCTCTCGCGCACCGACGCCAGCCCGCAGGAGTTCTACGACCAGTTTCTCAGCCGCGTGGTACAGGCATTGGCCGCCGTCGGCGGTGCCGTCTGGATGGTCGGGGACAGCGGTGCGCTGGAGTTGAAATTCCAGATCAACCTGCGGCAAACCAACCTGGCCGAAAACCAGGAAGACCAGCGCCGCCATGGACGCATGTTGCAGCAGGTGCTCGCGGCCGGGCAAGGTCGACTGGTGCCCCCCTACTCCGGCGCCGAGGGCGCCGAAGACGCCGGCAACCCGACCGAATTTTTACTGGTCATGGGCCCGTTGCACAGCGGCCAGGATGTCGTGGGCCTGGTCGAGGTGTTCCAGCGCGCGGGCGGTAACCCTTCGGCGCACCGCGGGTACCTCCGCTTCTTGCTGCGGATGTGCGAGCTGGCCAGCGACTTTCTCAAGACGCGCCAGTTGCGCCACCTGGGCGATCGCCAGGCCTTGTGGTCGCAGCTCGAGGCGTTTACCCGCGCTGCGCACATGACGCTCGATCCGAGCGAAACAGCGTTCACCTTGGCCAACGAGGGTCGCCGGCTGATCCAGTGCGACCGGGTCACAGTCGCCTTGCGGCGCGGCCGGCATTGCACGATCGAAGCGATCAGCGGACAAGACACCTTTGATAAGCGGTCGAACACCGTGACGATGTTGGCCAAGTTGGCCACGGCCGTGGTCCGCACCGGCGAGCCGATGTGGTACACGGGCGACATGTCGCAGTTGGCCCCGCAAGTCGAAGAGGCGCTCGACGCTTATCTCGACGAGGCCCACTCGAAAACCGTGGCCGTGTTGCCGCTACGTCGGCCCCTGGAAGAGGTTGCCGGCGCCGAAAAAACCGAGATACCCGAACCGGTTGGGGCGCTGATCGTCGAGCAGATCGAAGACGCCCGGCCGCGCGAGGGCATGTTGCAGCGCGTCGAGGTGGTGAGCGAACATGCCGGCGCTGCGCTCGCCAATGCGATCGAGCACCACAGCTTGTTCTTGATGCCCCTGTGGAAGGCGATCGGCCATTCGAGAGTGCTGGTCAAGGCCCGCAATCTACCCAAGACGCTGGCCGCCGTGGGCGGCGTGCTGGCCCTGATCGCGGCGCTGCTGCTGGTGCCCTGGGACTTCACGGTCAAGGGCGACGCGACGCTGCAGCCGGCCGAGAGATATCAGGTGTTCGCCGCGGTCACCGGCGACGTCGACGAGGTGTTCGTCGATCACGGCGATCTGGTGAAAGAAGGCCAACTGCTCTGCAAGCTGCATAGCGTCGAGCTGAACCTGCAGATGAATCAGCTCGAAGAAGAGCGTGTCACCACGCTGACCTCGATCCAGACGCAAGAGCGCGTGAAGGGTAACAACCGGCTGCCGCCGGAAGAACGGCGCCGCGCGGAAGTCGAGGCCAACATCCTCAACGCCAAGCTGGCGAAGATCGAAGAGCAGATCGACATCTACTCCGAGCGCCTGCTGGACCTCGAAGCGATCAGCCCGCATGACGGCCAGGTCATCACCTGGGACCTGCGCCACCGCATCGAGCATCGCCCGGTGCAACAGGGCCAATTGCTGATGACCGTCGCCAATCCCAAGGGCGAGTGGGAGCTGGAGATCCGCATGCCGGAAGACCGCATGGGCTTCGTCTACGAGGCCCGCGAGGAGTTCGGCCCCGACCTGCCGGTGGAATACATCCTGGCCGAGGACCCCGGCCGGACGCTGCAAGGGAAGATCCGCGAGATCGACTATGCCGCCGAGGTCCGCGGCGACGAGGGCAACACGGTGATCATCCGCGTGGCCGTCAACAAGGCCGATTTGAAGGACCTGCGTCCTGGCGCCGGGGCGACGGCCAAGGTGCAATGCGGCAAATCCTCGCTCGGCTATTTCCTGTTCCACGACGTTTACGCGTGGTTCCAATCGAAGGTCTTGTTCCCGTATTTCTAAACTGCGCGGGACCGGCGCGAGCCGTCCTGCCGCCTGCCCCTGAGGGGAGAGCTGCCATGCACATGCCTCACACTCGAATCCGCGCGGCCGGTCCGCTCGTTGTCGGTGGCGCCCTGGCCTGGCTGCTCGCGGCACCGGGCGCCCTGGCGCAGGAAATCACCATTCCCCGCTGCCCGCTCGATTTGATCGAGGAGCGCGACGTGCCCGCCCAAGACGCCGGCATGTTGCTCGAGCTCGATGCGCGAGAAGGCGCGGTCGTCGAACAGAACATGCGGCTGGGAGCCATCGACGATCGCGAGGCGCAAGCCGAGCTGATCGTGGCCCAGCGCGAGTACGACGTCGCCAAGGAAAAGGCGGAAAACGACGTCAACGTCCGTTACGCCGAGGCCGCGGCCAAGGTGGCCGAGTACACCTATCTGCAAAACAAGAGCGCCAACGACAAGGTGCCGGGCACCGTCTCGCAAACCGAGGTGCTCAAAACGTTGTTCGACTGGAAGCGGTCGAAGCTGCAGATCGAACAAGCGCAGTCGGAAATGGCGATTGCGGCGCTCGAGCTCAAGGCCGCTGAGGCCAAACAGAACGCCATGAAGGTCAAGGTCGATCGCCGGCAGATTCTCGCGCCGATCAGCGGCATGATCACCAAGGTCGAGCGCAAGCCCGGCACCTGGGTCAATCCCGGCGACCCGATCGTGCGGATCATCTACCTGGAGCGGCTACGCGTGAAAGGCCACGTCGAGTCGGCCGATTACTCGCCCAGCGTGATGCTCGGCCGCGCGGTGAAGGTCAAAGTACAGTTGCCGGCCGGCCCCCGTGGATTCACCGGCAAAGTCGTGTTCTGCAACCCGGAAATCGACCTCAACGGCAAGTTCGAAGTGTGGGCCGAAATCGACAACCCGCAGGAAGACGGCCGCTGGACCTTGCATCCCGGCCTGACCAGCGAGATGTCGATCGACATGTCGGGCGTGGCCCCGCCGGTCGCGCCCGAGGCGGCGCAGACGCCGGTCGGCGCGACGCCTTCGACGCGCCGCACGGCAACCAAGCGCTCGCGATAGTTTCTCAGCCCTGGCCCACGCGCGCCGCTCGCGGCGCGCAGCACAGCACGCCGTGCCATCCCTTGCCGACAGCCTGGTTTCGAGTTCGGCCCGCAAGCTGGCGCTGCGGGTGCGCCCGGAGCTTTCGGCCCGGCGCCATAAGTACCAAGGCCGCACCTACTGGGTGGTCAAGGAACCGGTCGGGCTGAACTACTTCCGGTTCCAGGAGGAAGAGTACGCCATCTTGCGGATGCTCGACGGGACGGTGAGCCTCGACGACATCAAGGAGCGTTTCGAGGCCCAGTTCCCGCCGGAAAAGATCACCGTCGAGGAGATTCAGCATTTCATCGGCACGCTCCACCGTAGCGGGCTGGTGATTGCCGACGTACCCGGCCAGGGCAAGCAGTTGCTCGAGCGGCGCAACGAGCGCCGCCGCAAAGAGCTGCTGCAAATGGTCGGAAACATTCTGTCGCTACGGTTCAAGGGTATCGACCCGGACCGGATTCTGAACTGGCTCTATCCCAAGGTGAGCTGGTTCTTCACGACCTGGTGCCTGGCGCTGTGTGTGCTGGCGGCGGCGTCGGCGCTGTTGCTGGTGCTCGTGCAGTTCGACGAGTTCCAATCACGGCTGCCGACCTTTCACCAGTTCTTCAGCGCCAAGAATTTCCTGCTCCTGGGCGGCACGCTGGCCATTACGAAAATTCTCCACGAGTTCGGCCACGCGCTGACCTGCAAACATTTCGGCGGCGAATGCCACGAAATGGGCGTCATGATCCTCGTGTTGACGCCGTGCCTGTACGTCAACGTCTCGGATAGCTGGATGCTGCCCAACAAGTGGCATCGGGCCGCGATCGGCGCGGCCGGCATGTACGTCGAACTCTGCATTGCCACGATCTGCACGTACGTCTGGTGGTTCAGCGAGCCGGGCGTGCTCAATCACTTGTGCCTGAGCACGATGTTCGTCTGCTCGGTTAGCACGTTGATCTTCAACGCCAACCCGCTGCTCCGCTACGACGGTTACTACATCCTCTCGGACATCCTCGAGATCCCGAACCTGCGGCAGAAAAGCTCGACGATCCTCAGCCGCACCTTGAGCGAATGGTGCCTGGGGCTCGAGCCGCCCGACGATCCGTTCCTGCCCGAGCGCAACCAGTGGCTGTTCGCCACCTATACCGTGGCAGCCGTGATCTATCGCTGGGTGGTCGTGTTCTCGATCTTGTTCTTCTTGAACAAGGTCTTCGAGCCGTACCGGTTGAAGATCATCGGTCAGATCATCGCGATGGGCTCGGTGTGGGGACTGCTGGGCCAGCCGATGGTGCAATTGTTCAAATTCATGCGTGTTCCGGGGAGGACCCGCCAGGTGAAGAAGCTGCGTTTGCTGGCGACCGTCGGCGTCGTCGCCGCCGTGATCGCGGCGGTCTGCCTGATCCCATTGCCGTATCGCGTCAATTGCACCTTCGAAGTCAAGGCCCGCGATGCCTCGAACGTCTATGTCGACACGGCCGGCATCCTGAGCGAACTGAACGTCCAGCCGGGCGATCGGGTCGAAGAGGGCCAGGTGTTGGCCGTGCTGCGCAATCCCGAAATCGAACTCGAGATGAACAAGCTCGAGACGCAACTGGCCGAATGCGATGCCCGGACCCAAAACCTGCAAGCCATCGCTTTCGACGATCCGACCGCCTCGGGCGACATCGCCGTCGAGGAGGAGAAACGGCCCCTGATCGTCCGCCAGATCGAAGAGAAGCAGCACGATCTCGATTCGCTGGAGCTGCGCGCCCCGGCGGCCGGCTTTGTGCTGCCGCCCCCGGAGACGCCTGCTCGGCCGCAGCAAGAGGAAGAGCAACTTCCCGGCTGGATCGGCACGCCCCTCAAGGAACAGAACATCGGCGCGATGCTGTCCGAAAGCACGCTGTTCTGCCAGATCGGCGATCCGACCAAGATGCAGGCCGTGCTCGTGATCGACCAGAGCGACTTGCTGTTCGTCTCCCGCGGACAGGACGTCGACCTGATGCTCGAACAAATGCCGGGCCGGGTGTTCTCGACCAAGATCGAGGACATCGCCAATCTCGATCTGAAGCAGATGCCCAAGCCGCTGTCGAACAAGGCGGGCGGCGATCTGCCGACCAAGACCGACGAGGCCGGTAACGAACGCCCGATGAGCGCCAGCTACCAGGCCCGCGCGGCGTTCGACGGACCGACCGACGCCCTGCGATTGGGCCTGCGCGGCCAGGCGAAGATCTACGCTCGCCCGCAAACCTTGGGGCAGCGGCTCTACCGGCTCGTCGTCAAGACGTTCAACTTCGACCTGTAAGGCCCGTGCGCGGTGCAGCGGACAGGTCCGGAGCCACGGGCCCAACCAGCCCACTTCAACCGCGTGGCAGCCAGCCGGCGTGATCGATCTGCTTGCCGGGCGCGCCGCGCTGCAAGATTTCGCGCAAGTGGCCGGGAATCGGCGTCTTGTCGAGCGTCACGGCATCGACCATCACGTACACCGTCTCCGACGTGGCGATGACGTCGGTCGACCCCGCCCGGCGGAACTCGCAGCTCGCGCTGAACGACGTGTTGCCCAGGTTCAGCGTGCGAACCGAGATTTCCAGCACATCGTCAAAGCGGGCCGAGGCCCGCCAGTCGATCGATTGCCGCACGGTCTTGTAGTCGAACTGTCCGGAGATCATCGAGTCGCCCAGCGCCATCGCCCGCAGGAACTCGGTCGTGGCCAGGTCGACATACTCCGAGTAGCGCCCGTTATAGACGATCTTCTGCGCATCGCATTCGCTGTAGCGGACGCGCAGGTAATAGCGGAAATCGACGTCGGTCATCAGGGACGCACCGCACGAGGATAGCAGCACGCGCAAGGGTGCACGCGGCTAGCGGGTCCGGAACTATAACCCGACGCCGCGCACCTCGCTATGGCCGAGTGGCGCTCGCAGCGTTTCGCGTCCATTATCCCCCGCGGCGCGGCTGCAGCTCGCCGGCGAGCAGTTCGCTGCCGGCGTTCGACTCGAAGGCGTGCAAGCCGAATCTCGCCGAGAGTTCCTGGCAGAGTTGAACTCCGCGGACGCTGTTGCCCTTGGCGTCGAGCCGGGGTGAAAACACGCCGATCCCCAGCTTGCCCGGCACCACGGCGACGACGCCACCGGCCACGCCGCTCTTGGCCGGCAGGCCCACGCGGAAGGCCCATTCGCCGGCGTAGTCGTACATGCCGCAGGTCAGCATGATGCTGAGCAGGTCCTTGACGTACTCGGCCTCCAGGGCGCGCACGCCCGTGATGGGATTCACGCCGCCGTTGGCCAGCGTGGCCCCCATCACGGCCAGGTCGTGACAGGTGACCATCACCGAGCACTGCTGGAAGTAGAGCTCGAGCGAGTCCTCGAAGTGCTCGCCCACCATGTTGAAGTTGCGCATCAGGTGCGCGATGGCCCGATTGCGATGGCCCGTGGTGCGCTCCGACATGAACACGGTGTTGTCGATGTAGACGTCGCGACCGCAATAACGGCCGAACATGGCGATCAGCCGCGAGACGCGCTCGGGATAGTCCTTGCCGGCCACGAGGTCGGCCGTGGCGATCGCGCCGGCGTTGACCATCGGGTTGAACGGCCGGTTCGAGGCCTCGTCGAGCACGATCGCGTTGAACGCTTCGCCCGTGGGCTCGACGCCGACGCGCCGCAACACCGCGTCGCGGCCGTGGTCTTCAAGCGCCAATCCGAAGACAAACGGCTTCGAGACCGACTGAATGCTGAAAGTCTGCTGATAATCGCCGACGTCGAACGATTGACCGGCAGCGGTGACGATGCTGATGCCGAACCAGTCGGGATTGGCCTTCGCCAATTCGGGAATGTAATCGGCCACGGTGCCGTCGTTCACCGGGGCAAACTGTGCGTGCAGTTGCGCCAGCGTCTGCCGCAACGGAGCGGCGGCCGACTTCATACGGCTGACCAGGGCGTCGATCTCATCCGGACCGTCCGAGCGTTGCATGGCGCAAAATTCTCCGCAGGTGCACTCGCGAGACGCTATTGGGCCAGCCGGTCGGCAATCCGCTGCAGCTCTTGCGCGAGCGGATGCTGAGGATGGCGATTGACGAACAGTCCGCTGGAGGCCAGATGGGCCATTTCCTCGGACAGCGGCAGCATGCCCACGACCGGCGCCTGGTAGGCGTCCTGCACGCGTTGGGCCAACGCCTCGGTGTGCAGTTTGGCCGGAACCTTGTTCAGCACCACCAGCAGCTCGCCCACCTCGAGCCGCCGCGCCAGCTCGACCGTGACCGACGTACCTTGGAAATCCTGGTTGTCGGGCCGCAGGATCAGCAGGAACACGTCGGAGATGGCGATCGACAGCAGCGTCTCTTCGTTCACGCCCGGATGCGTGTCGATCAGCAGGTAGTCGAGATCGAGCACCTGGATCAAGCGCTGAAAACCCTCGTTGAGCAAGGCCACGTCGTAGCCTTCGCGAATCACCTTGGCGATGGCCCCCGTGTCGATGCTCGAGGGAATGAGAAACAGCTTGGTCCGCGGGCCATACTGGTTGGGGTTGCCGAAGGCCGCGTCGGTCACGTCGTAGGCGGCCTGCTCGATGCGGGCCTTGCCCCAGAGGAAATCGTTCAGGGCGTACTGAAAATCGCCCGGTCCCTTGGCAAAGATCACGTGGATGCCGGGCGATTGGATGTCGGTGTCGATCACGCCCACGCGTTTGCCGCGGCTGGCCAACAGCACCGACAGGTTGGCCGTGATGTTCGACTTGCCGGTGCCCCCGCGAAAGGAATGGATCGAGATCGTCTTCGGCACCAGCGTGGTCCTGTAAGTGTGGGAAGGCAAAGACAAAGTCAGACAACGACAACGCCGGCGTGCAGATCAGGTCGCGACTTTGCCCGCTTTCAGTTGGCGCGCCAGATGTTGCAGGTTCTTAAAATAGTCGCCGCCGGCGATCTCCTCGACCTCCGCGTCGCGCCGGCCGACGTCGAGAGCGAGAAAAGTGATCTCGGTCGAATCGACCGACAGCGTGCCGAGCTGCTCGTCATCGTAGTTCGCGTCGAAGGGCACCACACGCAGGCAAGGCCCCTGCGGCGCGACTTGAAACACGGTTCCCTCGCCGAGCAGGTGCGATTGGACGCGCCGCCCGTCGACGAAGACGCCTTTGTCGCTGACCACGGACAGCTCCCAGTCCCCCTCCCGCGGCCGTAACACCGCATGTGCCCGCGATACGAAAGGGCTGGTGAGGACGACGTCGTTGTCCGGCGCGCGCCCGATCCGGATCGCGGTCTCCGGGGTGACTTCGAAGAATTGCCAACGCTGCAAGGCATGGACCCGGGATGCATCCAGTAACTCGAGCGCAATCGGCGGCGAGGGAGCGGACATGTGCGGGAGGTCCGGCCGGGGGGTGATTGCTTCGGTCAAGTCAAAAACAAAGCAGCGGGTAGCAAATTTTGTTCCGCGAACGGGAACAAGTATCCGAACCAGATGCCGGACAAACAGTTACAGATTCTCGCTGCCTTGGGGCCGCGGAATGTCTGCTAGCCGTGCGCGCAGCGCCTGCCGGCCCGTTGCCACGACTATGCGCAGCCAGCCGCGGGGGGGTTCCCCGGATCAGGCCGACGCAGCCGTCGCCTCGTGCTCCAGACTGCACATGACGGGCAGAAAATCGACGAGATCGCCCGACGCGTCGAACTGGATTGCGCGCGGCTCGGTAAGAATGTCGAGGTCGGCGCGCGAACGGGCCTCGTCGAGATAGGCAGTCGAGCATTCGACCTCGCCGAGATGCAGCGTGTTGCGCGCCCAGAGCACCCGGGCCTGGGGCGGCTCGACCAGCCCGA from Pirellulales bacterium includes:
- a CDS encoding enoyl-CoA hydratase, which translates into the protein MSQTLSTANEPLVSRETDGAVVRLLLNCPQRRNALSRRMLQSLRDELAELAPRREIKVVVLAAAGPVFSAGHDLAELSAASPAELEAIFALCTEVMEAVRLGPQIVVAEVQGLATAAGCQLAATCDLIVAADTASFATPGVKIGLFCSTPAVALSRAVPAKKALEMLVTGTPLSAAEAHDCGLVNRVVAAGELTAATRALAQQIAAASGETLRIGKRAFYEQLALDRPQAYATAGCTMVCNAQTTDAQEGMRAFLEKRPPRWTS
- a CDS encoding acyl-CoA synthetase — protein: MNPYEQHLDRNPANYVPLSPLGLLERAAAVFPEHLAYVHGQRQASYAEFFARSRRLASALALAGIGPGDTVSIMASNVPAMLEAHYGVPATGAVLNTLNVRLDAAAIAFMLDHAETKLLLVDPEFFETIEAALQLVERRPRVIDIRDDEFLQGQQLLGDVEYEEFLAQGDPHYPWRGPTDEWNAIALNYTSGTTGNPKGVVYHHRGAYLNAVGNALVWHLPQHPVYLWTLPMFHCNGWCFPWVISLVAGTHVCLRRPTAESVFAAIADHGVTHLCGAPIVLNMLINADPGLHRATDRTVEVMTAASAPPPAVIAGMERMGFHVTHVYGLTEVYGPAVVCEWHDAWDRLPLDEQAALKARQGVRYPVEEGLTVADPETLAPVPADGRTMGEVLMRGNITMKGYLKNPTATTEAFRGGWFHTGDLGVMHANGYIELRDRSKDIIISGGENISTIEVEGVLYQHPAVLEAAIVARPDATWGETPCAFVTLKAEAQATAEDLIGFCRQHLAHFKCPKTVVFGTLPKTSTGKVLKYVLREQAAKL
- a CDS encoding glycosyltransferase, giving the protein MRILLACHESPARADDAWDTGALAERLRSRGHDVRLWDAERELTALTGAAFPPLDAWPAAWSDDLLAEYLHLARRRLDDLIVAEDPDVIHTDGLWVLAYLALESGVPYVSSVRGGELVRVDTLARQRELIVQAAENAGRLFVADATASERLLAVLPELETPTTVIGPLRYACPTKLSHAYRQVREARCGEFSGWMTAASG
- a CDS encoding HlyD family efflux transporter periplasmic adaptor subunit encodes the protein MSTEQPIDERLLEETKQQIRGLVNEIAQLSRTDASPQEFYDQFLSRVVQALAAVGGAVWMVGDSGALELKFQINLRQTNLAENQEDQRRHGRMLQQVLAAGQGRLVPPYSGAEGAEDAGNPTEFLLVMGPLHSGQDVVGLVEVFQRAGGNPSAHRGYLRFLLRMCELASDFLKTRQLRHLGDRQALWSQLEAFTRAAHMTLDPSETAFTLANEGRRLIQCDRVTVALRRGRHCTIEAISGQDTFDKRSNTVTMLAKLATAVVRTGEPMWYTGDMSQLAPQVEEALDAYLDEAHSKTVAVLPLRRPLEEVAGAEKTEIPEPVGALIVEQIEDARPREGMLQRVEVVSEHAGAALANAIEHHSLFLMPLWKAIGHSRVLVKARNLPKTLAAVGGVLALIAALLLVPWDFTVKGDATLQPAERYQVFAAVTGDVDEVFVDHGDLVKEGQLLCKLHSVELNLQMNQLEEERVTTLTSIQTQERVKGNNRLPPEERRRAEVEANILNAKLAKIEEQIDIYSERLLDLEAISPHDGQVITWDLRHRIEHRPVQQGQLLMTVANPKGEWELEIRMPEDRMGFVYEAREEFGPDLPVEYILAEDPGRTLQGKIREIDYAAEVRGDEGNTVIIRVAVNKADLKDLRPGAGATAKVQCGKSSLGYFLFHDVYAWFQSKVLFPYF
- a CDS encoding HlyD family efflux transporter periplasmic adaptor subunit yields the protein MHMPHTRIRAAGPLVVGGALAWLLAAPGALAQEITIPRCPLDLIEERDVPAQDAGMLLELDAREGAVVEQNMRLGAIDDREAQAELIVAQREYDVAKEKAENDVNVRYAEAAAKVAEYTYLQNKSANDKVPGTVSQTEVLKTLFDWKRSKLQIEQAQSEMAIAALELKAAEAKQNAMKVKVDRRQILAPISGMITKVERKPGTWVNPGDPIVRIIYLERLRVKGHVESADYSPSVMLGRAVKVKVQLPAGPRGFTGKVVFCNPEIDLNGKFEVWAEIDNPQEDGRWTLHPGLTSEMSIDMSGVAPPVAPEAAQTPVGATPSTRRTATKRSR